The Phragmites australis chromosome 1, lpPhrAust1.1, whole genome shotgun sequence genomic interval cgGTCTAGCTATTGGAtcagaagatatatatataaattaaaatcTTACGAAAAATCTTTTATAAGAAAGTCtgtaaaaatcatataaaatttacttctctTCCTTTTCCCCATCTCCGTGCGCCGGTCTCTCGCGAAACGCGACCCATCTCGCGCATCCACCCCCACCGCGCGTCCGCCATGAAGGACCCCTTCGAGGCGGCCGTCGAGGAGCAGGACTCGCCGCCGGAGTCCCCTGCGCCGCCCGACGAGGACGCCTCTGCCGCGGGACCCGCGGACGCCGACGACTACGACGGCAGCGGCCCGCGAGCCCTGCCGCCGCAGCGGCCTTTGTCTGTGGCCGCGCCCCAGGCGTCGCTCGCTGCGGCCGCTGCCAGGGCCAAGGGGCGGGTGCAGAAGGAGCaggacgatgacgacgaggaggatgacCACATGGAGGTCGACCTCGAGAAGCTTCCCTCCAGCACTGGCGACCCCGACAAGCTAGCCAAGATGAAGTTAGTGCCCGATTGTTCCTTTTTCTGTTGCCTGGCTTACTCGTGGTTCAGATTCGTCGATATTTCATATTCCTAGTTGATTTTTCTGACAAATAGTTATGCATTTGTGGATCAGCGAACCCTAATTCTGCCTATGCTGATGGTATATACACCGGTTACAATAATAGTGTAAATTGTTGTCTATTGAATCCAGATGCTTGGCCGAATTTAGTACTTTTTAGCGTAATTCACCCTCAAATTTTGTATATTCAGTCTTTCAaatgtgtgtttggttggagggaaTTG includes:
- the LOC133918075 gene encoding transcription initiation factor TFIID subunit 11; its protein translation is MKDPFEAAVEEQDSPPESPAPPDEDASAAGPADADDYDGSGPRALPPQRPLSVAAPQASLAAAAARAKGRVQKEQDDDDEEDDHMEVDLEKLPSSTGDPDKLAKMNAILSQFTEQQMNRYESFRRSGFQKSNMKRLLVGITGSQKISIPTSIVVSGIAKMFVGELIETGKIVMTERKDSGPIRPCHIREAYRRLKLEGKIPRRSVPRLFR